In Leucobacter sp. CX169, a single genomic region encodes these proteins:
- the hisH gene encoding imidazole glycerol phosphate synthase subunit HisH yields MSLPRVAVLEYGSGNVHSAVKALVRAGAEVSLTRDPLEIAEADGLLVPGVGAFDAVMRQLESVTGDAIIARRLDAGSPVLGICVGEQILFSRGIERGAETAGLARWAGTVRELEAPVLPHMGWNTVEVAAGSVLFDGIENERFYFVHSNAATEWDTAAGAPETARVSWAEHGERFIAAVEDGPLSATQFHPEKSGEPGIRLLENWVRSLG; encoded by the coding sequence GTGAGCCTGCCGCGCGTCGCCGTCCTCGAGTACGGTTCCGGCAATGTGCACTCTGCGGTGAAAGCGCTGGTGCGCGCCGGCGCCGAGGTCAGCCTGACCCGGGACCCCCTCGAGATCGCCGAGGCCGACGGGCTGTTGGTTCCCGGCGTCGGTGCGTTTGACGCCGTCATGCGGCAGCTCGAGAGCGTGACCGGTGACGCCATCATCGCGCGGCGGCTCGACGCCGGCAGCCCGGTGCTCGGCATCTGCGTCGGCGAGCAGATTCTGTTCTCCCGCGGCATCGAGCGCGGCGCTGAGACCGCAGGCCTCGCTCGCTGGGCGGGCACCGTTCGTGAGCTCGAGGCGCCGGTGCTGCCGCACATGGGCTGGAACACGGTCGAGGTGGCGGCAGGATCGGTGCTCTTCGACGGCATCGAGAACGAACGTTTCTACTTCGTACACTCGAACGCGGCGACCGAATGGGACACCGCCGCGGGCGCACCCGAGACGGCCCGCGTGAGCTGGGCCGAGCACGGTGAACGGTTCATCGCCGCCGTCGAGGATGGCCCGTTGTCGGCGACCCAGTTCCACCCCGAGAAGTCGGGTGAGCCCGGGATCCGGCTGCTTGAGAATTGGGTCCGCAGCCTGGGCTAG
- the hisB gene encoding imidazoleglycerol-phosphate dehydratase HisB, with the protein MSAAPRTATLERATSESQITVSVNLDGTGESDIETGVPFFDHMLTAFARHSLTDLTVRAKGDIHIDVHHTVEDTGILLGQALLEALGDKSGISRYGDALVPLDEALAQAVVDISGRPYLVHSGEPAGFEFHLIGGHFTGSMVRHFFEAITLNARLTVHVRLVEGRDPHHIAEAEFKAFARAFRQAKELDPRVAGVPSTKGAL; encoded by the coding sequence ATGAGCGCAGCCCCCCGCACCGCAACGCTTGAGCGTGCGACGAGCGAGTCCCAGATCACCGTTTCCGTGAACCTCGATGGCACGGGCGAGTCGGATATCGAGACCGGCGTGCCGTTCTTCGATCACATGCTGACGGCGTTCGCCCGCCACTCGCTCACCGACCTCACGGTGCGCGCGAAGGGTGACATCCACATCGACGTGCACCACACCGTCGAGGACACCGGGATCCTGCTCGGCCAGGCCCTGCTCGAGGCGCTCGGCGATAAGAGCGGGATCTCGCGGTACGGCGATGCCCTCGTGCCGCTCGATGAGGCGCTCGCGCAGGCGGTCGTCGACATCTCGGGGCGCCCCTACCTCGTGCACAGCGGCGAGCCCGCCGGCTTCGAGTTCCACCTCATCGGCGGTCACTTCACCGGTTCAATGGTGCGTCACTTCTTCGAAGCCATCACGCTGAACGCGCGCCTGACGGTGCACGTCCGTCTCGTCGAGGGTCGCGACCCGCACCACATCGCCGAGGCGGAGTTCAAGGCGTTCGCGCGCGCTTTCCGACAGGCAAAGGAACTGGATCCGCGGGTCGCGGGGGTGCCCTCCACCAAGGGCGCACTGTGA
- a CDS encoding histidinol-phosphate transaminase yields the protein MTSLSDLPLRDNLVGKRPYGAPQDAVPVSLNVNENTHPLPEGVVADIAAALVEAVRGVNRYPDREATELREGLAGYLGHGLTAAQLWAANGSNEVLQQVLQAFGGPGRSLLSFTPTYSMYPLLAAGTDTEWIGIERPEGYALDAEFVEAAIREHAPSITIICTPNNPTGTTTTADVITAAYDATDGILIVDEAYAEFDAENPSAIALLPGRPRLLVSRTMSKAFAFAGVRLGYLAADAAVVDALRLVRLPYHLSALTQAAATTAVRHAGPMLATVADIRVQRDRLAVALLELGYRVHDSGANFLLVGGFADPAATFTALRERGILIRDLSIEGHLRMTAGTEAETTTLIAALTELAPNDR from the coding sequence GTGACCAGCCTGAGTGATCTTCCCCTCCGCGACAACCTGGTGGGCAAGCGCCCCTATGGGGCACCGCAAGATGCCGTGCCCGTGAGCCTGAACGTCAACGAGAACACCCATCCGCTGCCCGAAGGGGTCGTGGCGGACATTGCAGCCGCCTTGGTCGAGGCGGTGCGCGGGGTGAACCGATACCCCGATCGCGAGGCGACCGAGCTGCGCGAGGGACTCGCCGGCTATCTCGGTCACGGCCTGACCGCAGCGCAGCTGTGGGCCGCCAACGGGTCGAACGAGGTGCTGCAGCAGGTGCTGCAGGCGTTCGGTGGCCCGGGTCGTTCGCTCCTGAGCTTCACCCCGACCTACTCGATGTACCCCTTGCTCGCCGCGGGAACCGACACCGAATGGATCGGCATCGAGCGGCCCGAGGGCTACGCGCTCGACGCCGAGTTCGTCGAGGCGGCGATTCGCGAGCACGCTCCTTCGATCACGATCATCTGCACGCCGAACAACCCGACCGGCACGACGACGACGGCCGACGTCATTACGGCGGCGTACGACGCCACCGATGGGATCCTGATCGTCGACGAGGCGTATGCCGAGTTCGACGCGGAGAACCCGAGCGCGATCGCCCTGCTGCCCGGACGCCCCCGCCTGCTGGTCTCGCGCACGATGAGCAAGGCGTTCGCCTTCGCCGGCGTGCGGCTCGGCTATCTCGCCGCGGACGCCGCCGTGGTCGACGCCCTCCGCCTGGTGCGCCTGCCCTACCACCTGTCCGCGCTCACCCAGGCGGCGGCCACCACCGCCGTCCGGCACGCGGGCCCCATGCTCGCGACGGTGGCCGACATTCGCGTGCAGCGCGACCGCCTCGCCGTCGCGCTCCTGGAACTCGGCTATCGCGTCCACGACTCGGGTGCGAACTTCCTGCTCGTCGGCGGCTTCGCTGACCCGGCGGCGACGTTCACCGCGCTTCGCGAACGCGGCATCCTGATTCGCGATCTCTCGATCGAGGGCCACCTGCGGATGACGGCGGGAACCGAAGCCGAGACGACGACGCTGATCGCGGCGCTCACCGAACTGGCGCCGAACGACCGCTAG
- a CDS encoding LysM peptidoglycan-binding domain-containing protein — MSVISLPVSGMSASSATARTRLRITRRGRIVLAAFVSLLVLGVVVFGAVFGAAQAQASSESSQQEFGYLVVQPGDSLWQISSGLDPKADPRDLISEIVRLNQLGGSDVEVGQTLAVPLRFSDNPSVVKGSGLVD, encoded by the coding sequence ATGTCTGTCATCTCACTGCCCGTGTCGGGCATGTCGGCGTCATCAGCTACCGCCCGCACCCGGCTGCGGATTACCCGCCGCGGGCGCATCGTGCTTGCGGCGTTCGTATCTCTGCTCGTCCTCGGCGTCGTCGTGTTCGGCGCGGTCTTCGGCGCAGCTCAGGCCCAGGCGTCGAGCGAGTCGAGCCAGCAGGAGTTCGGCTACCTTGTCGTTCAGCCGGGCGACTCGCTCTGGCAGATTTCGAGCGGGCTCGATCCGAAGGCCGATCCGCGCGACCTGATCTCTGAGATCGTGCGCCTGAACCAGCTGGGGGGCTCCGACGTTGAGGTCGGGCAGACCCTGGCCGTACCGCTGCGGTTCTCCGACAACCCGAGCGTTGTCAAGGGGTCGGGTCTCGTAGACTAG
- the lexA gene encoding transcriptional repressor LexA, which yields MASSSTRSNGRGKPLSEKQRAILEFISRSVESRGYPPSMREIGDAVGLASLSSVTHQLGNLELGGYIRRDPNRPRALEVLVELAESRSAREAENGPETGEARLVPLVGRIAAGIPITAEQQVEELVPLPRQIVGGGQLFMLRVVGDSMIDAAICDGDYVVIRQQNTAENGDIVAAMLDEEATVKVFRQRDGHTWLLPRNSAFEPILGDHADILGKVVAVFRSV from the coding sequence ATGGCCAGCTCCTCCACCCGGTCGAATGGCCGCGGTAAGCCGCTTTCCGAGAAGCAGCGGGCGATTCTCGAGTTCATCTCGCGCTCGGTCGAGAGCCGCGGCTATCCGCCGAGCATGCGCGAGATCGGCGACGCGGTCGGCCTCGCGTCACTGTCGAGCGTGACCCACCAGCTCGGCAACCTTGAGCTCGGCGGCTACATTCGCCGCGACCCAAACCGACCGCGCGCGCTCGAGGTGCTGGTCGAACTCGCCGAAAGCCGCAGCGCCCGCGAGGCCGAGAACGGCCCCGAGACCGGTGAAGCTCGCCTGGTTCCCCTCGTCGGCAGAATCGCCGCCGGCATTCCGATCACGGCCGAGCAGCAGGTCGAGGAGCTCGTGCCGCTCCCCCGCCAAATCGTCGGCGGCGGTCAGCTCTTCATGCTCCGCGTCGTCGGAGACTCGATGATCGATGCGGCGATCTGCGACGGCGACTACGTGGTGATCCGCCAGCAGAACACCGCCGAAAACGGCGACATCGTCGCCGCGATGCTCGACGAGGAAGCCACCGTCAAGGTCTTCCGGCAGCGCGACGGCCACACCTGGCTGCTCCCGCGCAACAGCGCGTTCGAACCCATCCTGGGCGACCACGCCGACATTCTCGGCAAGGTCGTAGCGGTCTTCCGCTCGGTCTAG
- a CDS encoding methylenetetrahydrofolate reductase, whose amino-acid sequence MNALLLTGSRPTLARFSFEVFPARTPSAALALGHAVQHLSAAEPDFISVTYGANGTNRDATLELLQYLRRHTDALPLAHLTTVGDDRDELRRQINAFMDSGIHDFLALRGDPPAGQSEADVASAISAAELTALVTQVRSERPAFTSVGRTAVAAYPNGHPSTRSRSADLDWLVAKQEAGASLAITQLFFHAEEYLGFVDEARAAGLTIPVLPGLMPVSTSAQLRRVAQLAGRPAPATLERALEVAGGYAPELGVEFTLALSRELLAGGAPSIHLYTFNRHEQVLAVLRELGLLTPDPVRA is encoded by the coding sequence GTGAACGCCCTGCTGCTCACCGGATCCCGCCCGACCCTCGCCCGATTCTCGTTCGAGGTGTTTCCCGCCCGCACGCCGTCGGCGGCGCTCGCGCTCGGCCACGCGGTGCAGCACCTCTCGGCGGCCGAGCCCGACTTCATCTCGGTGACGTACGGCGCGAACGGGACGAACCGAGACGCCACACTGGAGCTGTTGCAGTACCTGCGCCGGCACACCGACGCGTTGCCGCTCGCGCACCTCACGACCGTGGGGGACGACCGGGACGAGCTACGGCGTCAGATCAACGCTTTCATGGACTCGGGCATTCACGACTTCTTGGCGCTGCGGGGCGACCCGCCGGCGGGCCAGAGCGAGGCGGACGTTGCCTCCGCAATCTCGGCGGCCGAGCTCACCGCCCTTGTCACGCAGGTGCGTTCCGAACGCCCGGCGTTTACGAGCGTGGGGCGCACCGCCGTGGCGGCGTACCCCAACGGGCACCCGTCGACGCGGTCGCGTTCGGCCGACCTCGACTGGCTCGTCGCGAAGCAGGAGGCGGGTGCGTCGCTCGCGATCACGCAGCTGTTCTTCCATGCGGAGGAATACCTGGGCTTCGTCGACGAGGCGCGCGCGGCCGGGCTAACGATCCCGGTGCTGCCGGGGCTGATGCCGGTGTCGACGTCGGCGCAGCTGCGTCGCGTGGCTCAGCTCGCCGGACGACCGGCGCCGGCAACGCTCGAGCGTGCGCTGGAAGTGGCGGGCGGGTACGCCCCCGAGCTCGGGGTCGAGTTCACGCTCGCTCTTTCCCGCGAGCTTTTGGCGGGCGGCGCTCCCTCGATCCACCTGTACACCTTCAACCGGCACGAGCAGGTGCTCGCGGTGCTGCGAGAGCTCGGGCTGCTGACCCCTGACCCGGTGCGGGCCTAG
- the metE gene encoding 5-methyltetrahydropteroyltriglutamate--homocysteine S-methyltransferase, with the protein MSAPLLPPATILGYPRLGRRRELKRAIESFWKGASTQADLEGVARSLRQTTRARLTGLGLPAAGGAIPESFSYYDQVLDALVAVGAIPERFRGIDGSSLERYFALARGDRDRQPLEMTKWFDTNYHFSVPEIDVETPFAANASALTALVAEAREDGVESRPVLVGPVTFLLLAKPADGAPEGFRPIERLDELVPVYAELLRELAAAGAAWVQLDEPALVSDSLSVSREEIASLVERAYAQLGAAEVRTSRPAILLTAPYGDSSRALARLGRLPVEAVQADLVRGTLPESALASGELAEAFAGTQLVAGVVDGRNVWRTDSRAAFATLTRLADAGIAVVAGTAVSLQHVPHDVDEESKLDVRLASWLAFADQKVEQVVILAKGLAEGGDAIEVELADTDAALADRAAAPGVRDGGVRARAAAVGLADRNRAANADRHAAQAALGIPQLATTTIGSFPQTTEIRTARAAFTRGEIDQVAYDGFLREEIARVIRLQEEIGLDVLVHGEAERNDMVQYFAEHLDGFAVTEHGWVQSYGTRATRPSILWGDVSRPAPITVAWTSYAQSLTEKPVKGMLTGPVTILAWSFVRDDQPLGETASQVALALRDEIDDLAAAGTGIVQVDEPALRELLPLDADRQAAYLDWSVGAFRLATGSAAAGVQIHTHLCYSEFGEIIDAVDGLDADVTSIEAARSRMDVVEPIGRTGFSRGIGPGVYDIHSPRVPSVEELTELLGIATAHVPGQQLWVNPDCGLKTRGYAETVESLTNLVRAAHAVRGA; encoded by the coding sequence ATGTCTGCCCCCTTGCTTCCCCCCGCCACCATCCTGGGTTACCCCCGCCTCGGCCGCCGTCGCGAGCTGAAGCGCGCGATCGAGTCATTCTGGAAGGGTGCCTCGACTCAGGCTGACCTCGAGGGTGTCGCCCGCTCGCTCCGTCAGACGACGCGCGCTCGCCTGACCGGCCTCGGGCTCCCCGCTGCCGGAGGGGCTATCCCTGAGAGCTTCAGCTACTACGACCAGGTGCTCGACGCGCTGGTCGCCGTTGGAGCCATTCCCGAGCGCTTCCGCGGCATCGACGGGAGCTCGCTTGAGCGTTACTTCGCGCTCGCTCGTGGCGACCGAGACCGCCAGCCGCTCGAGATGACGAAGTGGTTCGACACGAACTATCACTTCAGCGTGCCTGAGATCGACGTCGAGACGCCGTTCGCGGCGAACGCGTCGGCGCTGACGGCCCTCGTCGCCGAAGCGCGCGAGGACGGCGTCGAGTCGCGCCCGGTGCTCGTCGGCCCGGTCACCTTCCTGCTGCTCGCGAAGCCCGCAGACGGTGCGCCCGAGGGATTCCGCCCGATCGAGCGCCTCGACGAGCTCGTGCCGGTCTACGCCGAGCTGCTGCGTGAACTCGCCGCCGCCGGGGCTGCCTGGGTGCAGCTCGACGAGCCGGCGCTCGTCTCGGACTCGCTGAGCGTGTCGCGCGAAGAGATCGCTTCGCTCGTGGAGCGCGCCTACGCGCAGCTCGGCGCCGCCGAGGTGCGCACGAGCCGGCCCGCGATCCTGCTGACCGCGCCCTACGGCGACAGCTCCCGGGCGCTGGCCCGACTGGGCCGGCTCCCGGTCGAGGCGGTGCAGGCGGACCTCGTGCGCGGCACGTTGCCGGAATCAGCACTCGCCTCGGGGGAGCTCGCCGAGGCCTTCGCGGGCACTCAGCTCGTCGCCGGCGTGGTCGACGGTCGAAACGTCTGGCGCACCGACTCGCGCGCGGCGTTCGCCACCCTGACCCGGCTTGCGGATGCGGGTATCGCGGTCGTCGCGGGTACCGCCGTCAGCCTGCAACACGTCCCGCACGACGTTGACGAGGAGTCAAAGCTTGACGTCCGCCTCGCGTCCTGGCTCGCGTTCGCCGACCAGAAGGTCGAGCAGGTCGTGATCCTGGCCAAGGGACTCGCCGAGGGCGGTGACGCCATCGAGGTCGAGCTTGCCGACACCGACGCGGCACTGGCCGACCGGGCCGCGGCCCCAGGGGTGCGCGACGGCGGCGTGCGCGCCCGCGCGGCGGCAGTCGGCTTGGCCGATCGCAACCGCGCCGCGAACGCCGATCGCCACGCTGCGCAGGCGGCGCTCGGCATCCCCCAGCTCGCCACGACGACCATCGGGTCGTTCCCGCAGACCACCGAGATTCGCACCGCACGTGCGGCCTTCACCCGCGGCGAAATCGACCAGGTGGCCTACGACGGCTTCCTCCGCGAGGAGATCGCACGCGTCATCCGCCTGCAGGAGGAGATCGGTCTCGATGTCCTCGTGCACGGCGAGGCCGAGCGCAACGACATGGTGCAGTACTTCGCCGAGCACCTCGACGGCTTCGCGGTCACCGAGCACGGCTGGGTGCAGTCATATGGCACACGCGCGACGCGGCCCTCGATCCTGTGGGGCGATGTGTCGCGCCCCGCGCCGATCACGGTGGCATGGACGAGCTACGCCCAGTCCCTCACTGAGAAGCCGGTGAAGGGCATGCTGACGGGTCCCGTCACGATCCTGGCCTGGTCCTTCGTTCGCGACGACCAGCCGCTCGGTGAGACGGCGTCCCAGGTCGCGCTCGCCCTGCGCGACGAGATCGACGACCTGGCGGCGGCCGGCACCGGCATTGTCCAGGTGGACGAGCCGGCGCTGCGCGAACTCCTGCCTCTCGATGCCGACCGTCAGGCCGCGTATCTCGATTGGTCGGTGGGCGCCTTCCGTCTCGCCACGGGTTCGGCGGCCGCGGGAGTGCAGATCCACACGCACCTCTGTTACTCGGAGTTCGGTGAGATCATCGACGCGGTCGACGGCCTTGACGCCGACGTCACGAGCATCGAGGCCGCGCGCAGCCGCATGGACGTCGTCGAGCCGATCGGTCGCACGGGTTTCTCACGCGGGATCGGCCCGGGGGTCTACGACATCCATTCTCCCCGCGTGCCCAGCGTCGAGGAGCTCACCGAATTGCTCGGCATCGCCACGGCGCACGTCCCCGGTCAGCAGCTCTGGGTGAACCCCGATTGCGGCTTGAAGACCCGCGGCTATGCCGAGACCGTCGAGAGCCTGACCAACCTCGTGCGCGCGGCCCACGCCGTGCGCGGCGCCTAG
- the hflX gene encoding GTPase HflX, whose amino-acid sequence MTKHESRERGETTDEAAASQESGTDSTDALLDRVIGRAAGSDPAPVIRSGGVLDGRAQALGSDTHDQLASDLDAIRMEREDRASLKRVRSLSTELEDVTEVENRELRIENIILIGIYPQTRGLEEAENSLRELAALAETAGATVLDGLLQRRLKPDPATFLGKGKAADLAELVAAQKADTVVADTELAPSQRRALEDVVKVKVIDRTAVILDIFSQHAKSREGKAQVELAQLQYLLPRLRGWGESMSRQAGGQVGSAGAGMGSRGPGETQMELDRRKINTRIAKLRKQIKEMTPARDAKRANRKRGEVPSVAIAGYTNAGKSSLLNRLTGSAELVQNELFATLDTAVRQSETADGRTFTYSDTVGFVRNLPHQLVEAFRSTFEEVADADVILHVVDGSHPDPEAQLKTVRDVIAEVDAKAIPEIVVVNKADLIDDDRRLLMHGLAPDAVFVSARTGEGLRELKERIDATLPMPDIEVTVVVPYDKGGLVAEMHERNRVVNTEYVEDGTRVHAFVSGEMLAKLSPYMT is encoded by the coding sequence ATGACGAAGCACGAATCGCGCGAGCGCGGAGAAACCACCGACGAGGCCGCTGCAAGCCAGGAATCGGGTACTGACAGCACGGACGCCCTGCTTGATCGCGTGATCGGTCGTGCCGCGGGGTCAGACCCGGCGCCCGTGATCCGCTCGGGCGGTGTGCTCGACGGCCGGGCCCAGGCGCTCGGCTCAGACACGCACGATCAGCTCGCAAGCGATCTCGACGCGATCCGCATGGAGCGCGAGGATCGTGCGTCGCTCAAGCGTGTGCGCAGTCTCTCGACGGAGCTCGAGGACGTCACCGAGGTTGAGAACCGCGAGTTGCGGATCGAGAACATTATCTTGATCGGCATCTACCCGCAGACCCGCGGGCTCGAGGAGGCGGAGAACTCGCTGCGCGAGCTCGCCGCGCTTGCCGAGACCGCCGGGGCGACGGTGCTGGACGGCCTGCTGCAGCGTCGACTCAAGCCAGATCCCGCGACCTTCCTCGGCAAGGGCAAGGCCGCAGATCTCGCCGAACTTGTCGCCGCGCAGAAGGCGGACACCGTGGTCGCCGACACCGAACTTGCGCCCAGCCAGCGCCGCGCGCTCGAGGACGTCGTCAAAGTGAAGGTCATCGACCGCACCGCCGTCATCCTCGACATCTTCAGCCAGCACGCGAAGAGCCGAGAGGGCAAGGCTCAGGTCGAGCTCGCCCAGCTGCAGTACCTCCTGCCGCGTCTGCGCGGCTGGGGCGAGTCGATGTCGCGCCAGGCCGGTGGCCAGGTCGGTAGTGCCGGCGCGGGCATGGGCTCACGCGGCCCCGGCGAGACGCAGATGGAGCTCGATCGCCGAAAGATCAACACGCGCATCGCCAAGCTGCGCAAGCAGATTAAGGAGATGACTCCGGCCCGCGACGCGAAGCGCGCGAATCGCAAGCGCGGCGAGGTGCCGTCAGTCGCCATCGCCGGCTACACGAACGCCGGCAAGTCGAGCCTGCTGAACCGGTTGACCGGTTCGGCCGAGCTCGTGCAGAACGAGCTGTTCGCGACCCTGGACACGGCCGTGCGCCAGTCCGAGACCGCCGACGGGCGCACCTTCACGTACAGCGACACGGTGGGCTTTGTGCGCAACCTCCCGCATCAGCTGGTCGAGGCGTTCCGCTCGACCTTCGAGGAGGTCGCTGATGCCGATGTGATCCTGCACGTCGTCGACGGCTCGCACCCCGACCCCGAAGCGCAGCTGAAAACCGTGCGCGATGTCATCGCCGAGGTAGACGCCAAGGCGATCCCCGAGATCGTGGTGGTCAACAAGGCCGACCTCATCGACGACGACCGCCGCCTGCTCATGCACGGGCTCGCCCCCGACGCCGTGTTTGTCTCCGCGCGCACAGGCGAGGGCCTCCGGGAACTCAAGGAGCGCATCGACGCGACCCTCCCCATGCCCGACATCGAGGTCACCGTCGTGGTGCCCTACGACAAGGGGGGACTCGTCGCTGAAATGCACGAGCGCAACCGGGTGGTGAACACCGAGTACGTCGAGGACGGCACGCGCGTGCACGCGTTTGTTTCTGGCGAGATGTTGGCCAAGCTTTCACCCTATATGACGTAG
- a CDS encoding class I SAM-dependent methyltransferase, with protein sequence MTDSGQQHYFSATPEGEFKTRTITAELAGAPRELTTAGSTFSPEHLDQGTEILLRKIPEAEGAGAILDLGCGWGPIALAAALEAPEATVWALDVNERALELTRRNAQALGLENVRAVTAAEIPDDLRFDEIRSNPPIRVGKEVLHGLLRTWLPRLVPGGVAYLVVAKHLGADSLQRWLAEEFPELEVYRLGRDKGFHIICAQA encoded by the coding sequence ATGACGGATTCCGGGCAGCAGCACTATTTCTCAGCGACCCCGGAGGGCGAGTTCAAGACCCGCACCATCACGGCCGAACTCGCGGGCGCGCCCCGCGAACTCACCACCGCCGGCAGCACCTTCAGCCCCGAGCACCTCGACCAGGGCACCGAGATCCTGCTGCGCAAGATCCCCGAGGCCGAGGGTGCCGGGGCGATTCTCGACCTCGGCTGCGGCTGGGGGCCCATCGCGCTCGCTGCGGCGCTCGAGGCGCCAGAGGCGACGGTCTGGGCGCTCGACGTCAACGAGCGCGCGCTCGAGCTGACGCGCCGCAACGCCCAGGCGCTCGGACTCGAAAACGTCCGCGCCGTGACGGCTGCTGAGATTCCCGACGATCTTCGCTTTGACGAGATTCGCTCGAACCCACCGATTCGTGTGGGCAAGGAGGTCCTGCACGGGCTGCTGCGCACCTGGCTGCCGCGCCTCGTCCCCGGGGGCGTCGCCTACCTGGTTGTCGCGAAGCACCTCGGCGCCGACTCACTGCAGCGCTGGCTCGCCGAGGAGTTCCCCGAGCTCGAGGTGTACCGCCTCGGTCGCGACAAGGGCTTCCACATCATCTGCGCACAGGCGTAA
- a CDS encoding DMT family transporter translates to MVNGPMRRLGAQGPALVILALLCQEVGASFAILVFPVAGPVGMVAIRLWFSAIVLWILVRPKLRGLSPAAWRTVLGYGLVLTAMNLTFYLSLERLPLGTAVTIEVLGPLALSVITGRRWLSLLWALVAFGGVMLLSWQPNAEPLDPIGVGFALAAAVMWASYILMTKRTTEHFSGMTGFTLGMTVGAIVVTPLAAATTGASLFEPNVLLIGIAIALLSSAIPYGLEMRALRVLPASTFSVLLALAPAIAALTGAIVLQQHLTLAAYLGIALVTLAGIGAVRARRSLEQSVEEAP, encoded by the coding sequence GTGGTCAACGGTCCGATGCGGCGCCTGGGCGCCCAGGGCCCGGCGCTCGTCATCCTGGCGCTGCTCTGCCAAGAGGTCGGCGCCTCGTTCGCGATCCTGGTCTTTCCCGTGGCCGGGCCGGTTGGCATGGTCGCCATTCGCCTGTGGTTCTCGGCGATCGTGCTCTGGATCCTGGTGCGCCCGAAACTTCGCGGGCTGAGCCCCGCCGCCTGGCGGACGGTGCTCGGCTATGGCCTCGTGCTCACCGCGATGAACCTCACGTTCTATCTCTCGCTTGAGCGGCTGCCACTCGGCACCGCGGTCACGATAGAGGTGCTCGGCCCGCTCGCGCTTAGCGTCATCACGGGGCGGCGCTGGCTGAGCCTCCTGTGGGCGCTCGTCGCGTTCGGCGGCGTCATGCTGCTGAGCTGGCAGCCGAACGCCGAACCGCTTGACCCCATTGGCGTCGGCTTCGCGCTCGCCGCCGCGGTGATGTGGGCGAGCTACATCCTGATGACGAAGCGCACGACCGAACACTTCAGCGGCATGACGGGGTTCACCCTCGGCATGACGGTCGGCGCGATCGTCGTCACCCCGCTCGCCGCGGCGACCACCGGGGCGAGCCTTTTCGAGCCGAACGTGCTCCTGATCGGCATCGCGATCGCGCTGCTTTCATCGGCTATCCCCTACGGGCTCGAGATGCGCGCGCTGCGTGTGCTGCCCGCGAGCACGTTCTCGGTGCTGCTCGCGCTGGCCCCCGCCATCGCCGCGCTCACCGGCGCGATCGTGCTGCAGCAGCACCTCACCCTCGCGGCCTATCTGGGAATCGCACTTGTCACCCTCGCCGGCATCGGCGCGGTGCGGGCTCGGCGTAGTCTGGAACAATCAGTCGAGGAGGCGCCATGA
- a CDS encoding DNA alkylation repair protein — protein sequence MSTSVDSTYDTQVAELLAELESLENPKMRAVNEQHGDDHGVNLGQLRAIAKRLKPQPDLARELWRTDVTAAQLLSILISRPKLFTADELDQMLREARAPKVHGWLVEYIVKKGPHKEELRRLWMNDADPVVASAGWALTSERAAKAPEGLDLPALLDTIEAEMVAAPERLQWAMNQCLAEIGIAHPELRPRALDIGERLEVLKDYPTPPGCTSPFAPAWIQEIVRRNEEKALAAGVV from the coding sequence ATGAGCACATCAGTAGATTCCACCTATGACACGCAGGTTGCCGAGCTGCTGGCCGAGCTCGAATCGCTCGAGAACCCGAAGATGCGCGCCGTGAACGAACAGCACGGCGACGACCACGGCGTGAACCTCGGCCAGCTTCGGGCCATCGCCAAGCGACTGAAGCCACAACCCGACCTCGCACGCGAGCTCTGGCGCACCGACGTGACGGCGGCGCAGCTGCTCTCGATCCTCATCAGCCGCCCCAAGCTGTTCACCGCCGACGAGCTCGATCAGATGCTGCGGGAAGCCCGTGCTCCCAAGGTGCACGGCTGGCTCGTCGAGTACATCGTGAAGAAGGGCCCGCACAAGGAAGAGCTCCGGAGGCTCTGGATGAATGATGCAGACCCCGTCGTCGCCAGCGCCGGCTGGGCGCTCACCAGTGAGCGTGCGGCCAAAGCCCCGGAAGGTCTCGACCTCCCCGCCCTCCTCGACACGATCGAGGCGGAGATGGTGGCCGCGCCCGAGCGCCTGCAATGGGCGATGAACCAGTGCCTCGCCGAGATCGGGATCGCGCACCCCGAGCTGCGCCCGCGCGCGCTCGACATCGGCGAGCGGCTCGAGGTCTTGAAGGACTATCCCACCCCTCCGGGTTGCACCTCCCCCTTTGCGCCCGCCTGGATCCAAGAGATCGTGCGCCGCAACGAGGAAAAGGCACTCGCCGCGGGCGTCGTCTAG